The DNA sequence AGCCATGATAACAGCCAGTCTAGTAACAGAAGACACACGCCTAAAATGCATCGGAACCGTGACAGCATATAAAGGATGCTGGTCATTTCTCAAGGGTGGATTTGTATTGTCTTCCCCTTCATATTCATCCACCCTTTACATCAAGGTAACTAATTAGTAACTAACACATGCACGTCTGTTGTAGTCGACAATCCAAACAACATTCATTTAATATGATCATATCCAATCCTACTATACTAAGTCTTAACTAGTCTGCACTACAGAATTCAGACAGTAAGGATGTCGTCGGTATAGAAATCGCCAGCGCTTCTCTGCAGCCTTTCACTCCACAGCAATGGAGACTCAATCAAGACACCAAGATCAATCAGGTAAGGCAACATCATAATCATTCATTTATACCAATATCATAAATCATCTCCTTTTATCTGCAGGCGAGAAAACGAGCCGTTACAGTTCATATTTCAGACAGGGAGGGCAGACAAGTGCAGGGAGCTTCAATAAGAGTGGAGCAGCTATCGAAAGACTTCCCCTTCGGATCAGCCATAGCCGAAAGCATCATAGGAAATCCTCCCTATCAGAAATGGTTCGTGGAGAGATTCAACGCAGCAGTGTTCGAAAACGAGCTCAAATGGAACGCAACCGAATTCATACAAGGCCAAGTGAACTACACTCTCCCGGACAAGATGCTAGAATTCGTGCAAGCCAACCAAATAACAGTGAGAGGCCACAACATCTTCTGGGAGAATCCACAATACATCCCCAATTGGGCTCAAAACCTGACCGGATCCGCCCTCGAATCAGCAGTGACCTCACGAATCCAGAGCCTTATGCACAAGTACAGAGGAGACTTCGTGCACTGGGACGTCAACAACGAGATGCTCCACTTCGACTTCTACGAGGACCGCCTCGGCCCCAACGCCACGCTGCGCTTGTTCAAGGCCGCCCACCAATCCGATCCCCTCGCCACGCTCTTCATGAACGAGTTCAATGTGGTGGAAACCTGCAGCGACGCAGAATCAACGGTTGATGCTTACGTTTCAAGGATGCGAGGCCTCCAACGGGGAGGAGTCACGGTGGGTGGGATCGGGCTGCAGGGCCATTTCGATGTGCCTAATCCGCCATTGATGAGAGGCGTTCTTGACAAATTAGCCACACTTGGCCTTCCTATATGGCTCACTGAAGTTGATATAAGCAGTGAATTCACCAAGGAAACACAGGTtagattactttttttttaataggtaaatgaatataaatttaaaggccGCGTTAATTAGTTAAGTGAGTGTTGCAAATTGCAATGCAACCACCTAACAGGCTATGTACTTGGAGGAAGTGGTGAGGGAAGGGTTCTCGCATCCGGCGGTTAACGGGATTGTGCTGTGGTCGGCGTTTCGTCGGGGGAGGTGTTACCAGATGTGTCTGACGGACGGTAACTTTAGCAACCTTCCGACGGGAGAGGCGGTGGACAGGCTAATGAAAGAGTGGAGTAGTGATGGGTTGGAAGGGAGAAGTGATGAGCATGGTTCTTACAGCTTCTTTGCTTTCTTAGGTGAATACAAAGTCACTGCAAAGTATGGTGATAAAACGGTTGAttccacattttctctctcacagGGCAGAGAGACCAGACATTTTAACATCCAACTCTAGCTGCTTTGCtttgtgttttcttttgtaaGGCCCAACAGAAGGTGGTCTATACAACTCTTATGTTCATTGATTAGTTTCcacaatatataatatacttttGTTCTAGAAagtttttcacatttttttcatttgtattcgtcctacaaaatttattattcctcccgtcccattgaagatggctcactttactttttagtttgtctcaacaAATATgatccattactaaaaatgtaaacacatttctcttcactttattctctctctcttactgtactctctccacttcacacacaaaataaaattgcataaattctCGTGCTGCTCAAGGAAgaggtcatcttccttgggacggagggagtattacatttcaatatttatcatttttaatagtggatctcatatttcactagCTCATtccaactcacattttattataaaattaatatactccctccgtccctctatagtagagacatttttttcggcacgagatttaagaaattgtgttaaaaatgagttaagtgaaggtagaataaagtatgaaagaaaaaagttagagagaagaaagagagaaaagtaagagagagtaaaataagagagaagaaaagttggtgttttttatcaaaataggaaatgactcagctacaatgggacaaccaaaaaacgaatacgactcagctacagagggacggagggagtataaaagtaggactcactctccactaacttttttcactcactttctattacatttcttaaaatccatgttcggtcaaagtgtgacaaaatttaaggaacggagggagtaatgaatagttaaaatagagaaagagaataatttaaagaaaaatattttctacattctctcttatactttactccctccgtcccataagccgtatttccttttttaatccGTCTCATACAAATagtccatatccatttatgacaatttttttctctttttttttactttattatttatgtgcCCCACTATCCAttacacaattttaattattttttctctttctctcttactttaagaattatacattaaaatccgtgtcaataccaaatgacctatttctataggacggaaggagtactgtttattcactttaactatttattacagAAAATGCAACACCTCTATTAAGGTTGTATGGagtggagggagtatatattttgtagacaaagataatatataaaagaagaaactacattttactaattttttaactcattttttgatatatttcttaaaatatatgCCCGATcaaaatgtgataaaatttatagAACGGAGGAGTGAGTACTTACTCGATTGGATGTTTCTACTTTCTATTGGGCTACTCTGTTCCCGGCCTAACTATTTGGGCCTTATTCTGTCAAACGCCCAAATTCAACTGCCCACAATAGTGGAGGTCTTAACACCTTCTACttctttttcatattcttttttttttttttttttttctaataataattattactgCTAGAGATACAAAACTTGGGCTCGATATGACTCTGACCCTGAACCTATTGATGGAAGAAAAGAAGTTTTGTCAACAGAGTTTGTGTTTTAGTTGCATTTATTAACCTCCTATTAGATTGCTTAAATAAATACtcgttcataaaaaataattttattttattattttaggatgtttataaaaaaatagtctcatttctaaaaatagaaagattttCTTTCATActatatccattttttctcatctctcagtttattcactttttctccatttttcttactttacccacttgttctcctcctctcttccacgttattaactttttattaaattaaaactcataccgtccataaaaatagaacatTTTTTTGTGGAAGGAGAGAATAGATACAATAAGGTAAATATGACTTTCTACATTAATTTTGGTGGTTTTCGATAATCGTCTCACTCAATAATGGGCGCCTGAtaaattgatttcatttttaaaatctaatgCGGATCACCTATTTCAAATACACCAAAAGGTCACTCCGCAAGCTGTTAGAGTTGAGCGTAACGATGTTCATTCAATCTGatattgataataaaaaaaatttgaaaatcatgtTTCAGTCTATGTACAACTTTCACTAAGCTTTCCAATTGCTAATACGATTATTCACTACTGAAAAGGTGACGATAGTCTAgattggggaaaaaaaaacaagggggaatacaatttgattttataaggTGTGACATTgtaaaatgatactcctaaTTAATACTCTATTGTGTGAGAATTCAACAATTGATGAAATGGAGTGGAGGAGGCAGATTGTATGATATGGTGTGTAGTGAAATGATagaaaatactcctataataaTTGTAAATGCTTATTTGAGGGCAACCACAGCTATAGGTAACCGAAATTCATCATCAGCCTATTCTCTCTATTGTGTGTCAATGGACCTACATTTTGCCTTAccaattaatgaaaattatgtCTCTCCCActaattcattatatttttacattattttttactaaagtATATAATTACACTCATTATCATAGTCgaagtaattaattttgttttttcatcatttcGGCACTAGTTTTTAAAGCTTTAACAAGCACTTTGCTCTATGGCACGCTTGGTCATTGTTGCAATTTGATTATTATGGAtacagtaaatattaaatggtTCTAGCTTActaattacataaatttagtactattaatctatttaaaattaaaatagatcgATTACTTGGAACATTGGAAAATTAAAGAGAACGGCAATAATGgcaagaaaaaatgaaacagtAACTCGGTAACGCGGTAAATATCGTAAAGCATAAAGCTTGAAGGCTCTAAAAAAATAGCAAAGCTTCGGTAATTTCTACTGAAatcaaataatagtactataatctatcatccaataattaaatgcaCTCACATTATTAGTGAATACTATCATAATTCTTGGTTCTATTATTGCTAGTCACAGGTCTTTTCTGACtcaaataagtaaaaatatatcacATGCATCTATCATGGTAATTGGAAAACTGTTTCCAAAGTATAGAACAATTGAACAATATGTACTTTGCCGCATGTACCTacatttaatgaaatatgccATCATGACCAAATTcacatactactatatatatgatccaattttatttcatttttacttgaACTACTAATTAACATACATATTTACATAcgaattaataaaacaatactaTACGGGTCCGTTTGATAAGGCAGTAATGCTAAGATAGAGATTTATATCTTGgcttttctatttgtttgatatcatTGAAATACTTACCTCAAAGCCCAGTATAATGCCTAAACCCGTCTCGGCCCGACCAAATATACACATTTATGCTAAGTTATGTATCCTACCAATTTGGTGGGTTATATCACTTTTCTGTCAAGATATCCGATTCTACCCTCTCTCTCTAGCACTCTTCACCCATCCCACTCCCATATTCCAATGATTCTCCCCCTTTTCTCAATAAAGTTCATACCACCATGGAGCAGGAATGTTGACGTCCGCATCTGGAGGCACGATTTCGATTGCCAGAGGGCAGCAGGAAAACGATGCAACGCGGCTGGAGAGAAATACAGAGGTGTGGCGTCCATCAACACCGTCGGAACATCGTTGGCTGACGTTGATTAATGGCTTGGGTTTCTACCATGGCTGGCAAATTCTTCGAGGCACGTCGACTGTGGGGTGCGATTCACTCCAATTTTGGTTCGAATGTGGGATGGGTTTCTCCCATGGGTTCTACGATTGGACGAATATGGTTCTAAAATCTGAATTGAGGgtttctttgtttctttttcgAGATGATGAAAAAATCTGGGCAAAGATGTTCTTGTATGTTGACAGATTTTTCTCTTCGACTATTTAATTGGTTCAACTGATGTTTCTCTTTGATTGTCTGTGACAACTagtattttcttcttcagttTTTTGTTAATGAAAGATGTGGCAGTGATGATTTTGTGTTGTATACCAATTTttcactttgatttttttcattcaaatgGTCCCAAATGCTTCTTTGATTCTCAAAAGTAGTGATGATACTGTGGTTATATGagcatatttgattttttaaacaaattgCTCTTAAAAGGATTTTGGATTCACAGTGAGGTTTGCTACGTTTCTTTAGGCAAACTCCCACTGcgacacattttttaaaaagggcaATTATGTTATTTCATGTGTTATCTAATACATAAGTTTAGATAATATCTCGCCTATCAAACAATAACGTAAAAATTTTATCTGGCCATATATTGACACGAAGCCCATATTACTTATCTTAATTTACATATCTTTCTATATCCCACCTTTCTTATCAAACGGACCCTACATATACACACGATAATTAACTCCaaaatatgaacaaaaaaaatgctGAATTTTTTCTGTCGAATCATATGTCTTTATTTCGATGGGCTTCAAACATACAATCTGATTGCATAAACTGATGATGAAGgaataaattatttctaaaaGCAAGAAATTGGTCGTTTCAGAAAACACAAAACCAGTCAAAGGAGACAATATTTTCAGGAATGTAGCTGGTCCCAATTATTGTGAAACGTGAAGAAGAGTGACAATACTAGCTACTCTTTTGATCTCAAACAATAAATAAGTTTGCCTTCATTTATGCATTTCTTTGAAAATGTTTTGTTATGTTggatataaattaaattaatattgtcatGCGGTGACTAATGAATTAGGTTGGAGGTCGATAAAAATACATGATgagaagaaacaaataaagataaagatTGGTAAAAGATTGTCTTGTTGTACTTGAAGTGGGGAAAAAGACAATGGTGGAATATAAATGATGATGCTGATCAAGTATGCTACAATAAATCATACAGCTTAGTAAAgtaaataggaaaagaaaaatattcgTTCTTCACTTTGCTCCATACACTATtcccttattttattttctcatttggcTATGAAATGTAATTTTGGGTTGCATGGTTCAAGCATAGTATAGATCACAAGACTACAAGAGGGAATCACAAGTAAATTTtggagtagtagtataaaatattggtagatttcaaatttttaagttacctctaaatagaaaaggatatactccctctgtcccaagaaAGATGACTCATTTCTTGAGCGGTacaggattttatgtaattttattttgtgtgttgagaggagagagtaaaataagagagagaataaaatagagataaaagtgtttttattttaagtaatagatcatcttagttgggataaactaaaaaggaaagggagtcatcttcaataggacggagggagtacagtTATCTAAACTTTTCCCTATAATAGATTTAAAAGAGTAGGTGTAATAATTTTGCTCTACTTACACCACTGGCCAATGTACCATTCCAAGAGgataatgtattaaatttattcaatgcACAAATAGCTATTATTTTAGTATACAATTGACGTGCACCTAATCGGGCACCGTTTAATCATCggaaattaatttcattcgGAAATTGAACTTAATTCCTATGATATGCGTCGAATGAAAGATTAACAAAACAGGATAGCAATCCTTTTATAATCAAAACATGAATTTagtttttcatcaaaaaaaaaaagaacaagaaaaggaaaaggaaaaagaaaaaacaatcaaaccaaatttggaaaaagaaaacctAAATGGCCGTgcaaataatactcctataccAATTAgctagaaaaaaatagaatgcTATTAACCCTAAACTAgaacatttaaatttaatttttttgctaaaaattcAACATATTGCGTGAGAAATATGAACGTAATagtattttggtttttaattagagaaaatgaaactaatttCCCAAGAgaagaatttaaattatatgtcGTGCTTTGATATATTTGGGAGGGTTTGGTATATAAGGAGGGCATGTGATAAAAGTgactttcttcttcttcttctataaTAAGCGACAAGCGGCCACGCCCATTATCATTTCCTCTACTTTTAATTATTCCATCACTTTTCAATATtgtaattcattttatactttGCTCCATTTTCATTGGGATATAAGTGAATtaaatgtttgatatatttcaaatttgtggAGGAACATCATATGGATTATGGATGTTGAATAGTATAGGAACTCTTGCAAGTGCATATGCATTCATGAAGTGTGATTGACTCGTGATACCTTATTCCAATTAGTTGGAATTTACTAAGTATATTCCATCTACCTAAGTCATTCGTTCCGacttaatttcatttatgaaatgatttttattttaaagccCTAGATCTTTCTTATAAAGCAAACAAATCATATTCCAATCACTATGTCCCCCTTAGAATAGAAACCACAAAAATACAAACAGAGAAATAGatctaattcattttttcgACAAAGGAGAAACACTAACCATCTAAAAACACTCTAAAAATCCTATGTAACATAAATtctgtaaaaaaaaacatagacatcaaaataataagcAAATGTTGTGCGGGCACATATGTTACAAAACATTGGAGTTTCTCTGTGATCTTTTTCACTCAATTGACTTATTAAATTGTTTACAATACCCTTAGCAAatgaagatatatatatacatctgATAAAGCAGTGCAAAATCccaattaaattagtactccaaATTTTCTACAAACCACtggtttttatatttcttttgcaTTCCTCGCATGATATTTGGCATGTCTATTATTAAAATCCCAAAATGTTATTTGTCAGATCTATTATTAAAACCCCAGTCCTCCCAAGAGAAGCAAATATGGTAATTTTCAATTGTAAGATAATGATTAAAAAGAAGGTTGGGTGGTAAGGGTGTCTCCAACGGCGCTCCTCCCGTTCGCTCGTCGGGGACGGGCAACCTGACGGGCGCCATAGTGGGCGGGAAGGGtgcccacgcccgtcccgtCGACGTCCTACCTGACGGGCGCCACTGTGGCGTGGGTAGGACGTCCCATTCGGACGTCCcaccgattttttttttaaaactctataaatacggctcgtatcgaaattttaattccataaattttaattttaattgtgaatttattaattttattgcggaAAGTCCTAGTGGGTAGGGctagtgcagtgggaagggctagtaatatggcagtggaatgggaagggctagtgctgacgtggcatgggaagggctagtgggaggggcgcACCGGAGACAcctagtaatagtaataatttttgtataaacGTTGGAAATGGAGAAACCCAAGTGGTGCGTACAGGCCTCCCACGCTGCTATAATTACATTAATCTTAATATCaacctttttcttatttagcAGAAAAAGACAAACAAAGTTTAAGCAATCAACAAAAAGCGACTTCTCCTTCCCATCCCCCTAAAAGCGTGGTTCAAAAAgcgagtatatatatattgtattgtATTCATGATTCATCTGTGCTGAAATTAGATCACGCAAAGATGGCGGCGTCGGACAAGGTGGTGGAGAGCGTGATAGCCGGAAGCTACGAAGAGATGGAGACCGACGGCAAGCCCCGAGACCTCCGATCCACCATTTCCAATTTCTTCTGGCATGGCGGCTCCGTCTACGACGCCTGGTTCAGCTGCGCTTCCAATCaggttaattaatttcttagttaattaattggaAGTTTGAGAGAGTAATTTGTTGGATTTTGAATTGCAGGTGGCGCAGGTGCTGCTGACGTTGCCGTACTCGTTCTCCCAGCTGGGGATGACGTCAGGCATTCTGTTTCAGCTGTTTTACGGCGTGATGGGCAGCTGGACGGCCTACCTCATCAGCATTCTCTACGTCGAGTACCGAACCCGAAAAGAGCGTGAAAAAGTCGATTTCAGAAACCATGTTATTCAGGTTTATCATTTactaacaatttaattttgttaattacacttatataggagtaatttaatttgaatgaaaaatgaaaaacagtgGTTTGAAGTGCTGGATGGGCTGCTGGGGAAGCACTGGAGGAATGTGGGACTGGCTTTCAACTGCACTTTCCTTCTCTTTGGATCCGTAATTCAGCTCATTGCCTGTGCCAGGTACGCTACACCTATACAAATCcagttgaattaatttaacatCGACTTTAATTGCagcaatatttattatataaacgACAATTTGGACAAGAGGACCTGGACCTACATATTCGGAGCATGCTGTGCCACCACCGTCTTCATCCCATCTTTCCATAATTACAGAATTTGGTCTTTTCTTGGCCTTATTATGACTACTTACACTGCTTGGTACCTCACCATTGCTTCCTTACTCCATGGACAGGTAATTATTTACCAccaattatttgaattaattaatagctATAGCTAGAGTCACTGATTTTATTAGGATCTATTTTTAggttgttttataatttactcCAATAATACCCCAACCGAATCCGAATCTATTTTGCGTTTTCATAGGACAGATctcaactcatttttttttaaagagtCAAGATTCGTAGTCAAAGATGTGATTGATTATTGAGAAATTAGTCTAATTAAGTGGATAATAATAACAGGTGGAAGGTGTGAAGCACTCGGGCCCCACCAAGTTGGTCCTATACTTCACTGGAGCCACAAACATTCTCTACACCTTTGGGGGGCATGCTGTCACAGTGTAACTCATTTTTAAAtcctcaatattttatttttatcattgcCATGGAGTATGGAATTTAATTATCGAAATGtgttttattatgtttatataaaatggtaaaaaagataaagaatttCAAGTGTGAAAATACAAGCTTTATTGTTTTGCAGTACGTCGTAATGAAAGGGACGCAACGTTATGTATTATAGAGAATGACATTATCTGAGCATATAATGCAGTAATCCATTTTATTTGCTTGTATACTGCAAGAAATTGTCGATATGTCATTTTCttccattataaaaatacgTTTTCTACAGTGCCCTTTTAGGCATGCTAGAGCCAAAACAAAAGTTGCACTTTTTTTCATATCCTTTCTCTCACGTAGTCTACTAAAAGTGACATATCTCTACTTCTCTTAAAACGAAAACcatgtttaatttattcctACGCTTCATGATTGATAACATAGTCCCCTtttcttataataaaaatatgcatcTCCAATAGGCACGCTTGAGCAAAAAGTGGCACTTTTTGGTACCCTGGCCAAATCCTATAACGTAGTGTAATTCCTACCAAAAACATGTTGATTAGAAGAAATGAAGAGTTTAGTTGAAGAGTTGTTTATATTGATgaaatggttgaaaattggaCAGAGAGATAATGCACGCAATGTGGAGGCCGCAGAAGTTCAAGGCAATATACTTGTTGGCAACAGTATATGTGTTGACGTTAACAATTCCATCGGCATCAGCTGTGTACTGGGCTTTTGGTGATCTCCTCCTCAACCACTCCAACGCTTTTGCCCTTCTTCCCAGATCACCCTTCAGGGATATTTCCGTCATTTTGATGCTCATTCACCAGGTCCATATCatacaatattatttaaagcaattatcaaattcatttcactcacaaCTTACCTAgctacattaattaattacttgttGCGCGCAGTTTATAACGTTCGGGTTTGCCTGCACGCCCCTCTACTTCGTCTGGGAGAAGGCCATCGGGATGCACGAGTGTCGGAGCCTGTGCAAGAGGGCGGCCGCACGCCTGCCTGTGGTGATCCCCATCTGGTTCCTGGCCATCGTCTTCCCCTTCTTCGGCCCCATCAACTCCACCGTTGGATCGCTTCTTGTTAGCTTCACCGTCTATATCATTCCCTCTCTAGCCCACATTTTCACCTTCCGAACATCTGCCGCTCGTGAGGTACGTACAAACTTTAGTATATAAATTCcatatagtttattttaattaaatagtttttttcctaataaataagatatggctAAAGAGTCTAATTGTTGTGGTTGTATTAAATGGCAGAATGCGGTGGAGCAGCCGTCGAAATACATGGGACGATGGGTGGGGACATATACGATCAACGTATTCGTAGTAATATGGGTCTTGATTGTCGGGTTTGGCTTTGGTGGATGGGCTAGTATGACCAACTTCATCCATCAAATTGATACATTTGGCCTCTTCACCAAATGCTACCAATGCATGCCCCAGCTCCCGCCGTCGTCGCCGCCCCACTTCCACAATGCCACTGCTCCTCTTCACCCTCCGCCCGCTAACCTCACTCACGCGCCGCCGCATCTTCACGCCCTATGAAACCAAAGCTTAATTATGTCTTCAAATGTAATGGAATGTTGTAGTTTAGGATGTCTTAATTCTACTTTATGAAAACTATGGATCTTCTAATCAATGAAAATTTGTAtctatgttttatttgtttctcgACTCAAGGAAAAGGATGCAAAATGGATGAAGCCTTTTTTTAGTATCTCAAGTGGAGTATTTAGATATATAGAATTATCTTCTCAGATAAAGTGTGTTTCAAACCGGCCTAAGTTCATTTTTGCTAAGGTTAATATCTAGGATTTAGGTATAGAGACTTTTGTATGGTATTACTAATTGCTAAGATGAACTAGCTACTCCATTTCGATGccattgatttgatttttcttttttctatcgTGGTTAATTAATTACTGCACGTGTATTTCCTAAAGCCATGTCGTAATTGGTATTCACTCGAACTTGGATTATGTGAATTCAGTTATTTGTTCGCAATTATCctttagcaaaaaaataagatCGCAATATGATTGGCTGTTGT is a window from the Salvia hispanica cultivar TCC Black 2014 chromosome 1, UniMelb_Shisp_WGS_1.0, whole genome shotgun sequence genome containing:
- the LOC125202051 gene encoding endo-1,4-beta-xylanase 5-like isoform X1, translating into MSQSPILAALLLFFISIPVSSYDGPLYDSSAYTKCKIQPEPPLYNGGMLKDQQHTIPDTGDRQKSSSFSLKNLDAATKYCFSIWIRIKDAESAMITASLVTEDTRLKCIGTVTAYKGCWSFLKGGFVLSSPSYSSTLYIKSALQNSDSKDVVGIEIASASLQPFTPQQWRLNQDTKINQARKRAVTVHISDREGRQVQGASIRVEQLSKDFPFGSAIAESIIGNPPYQKWFVERFNAAVFENELKWNATEFIQGQVNYTLPDKMLEFVQANQITVRGHNIFWENPQYIPNWAQNLTGSALESAVTSRIQSLMHKYRGDFVHWDVNNEMLHFDFYEDRLGPNATLRLFKAAHQSDPLATLFMNEFNVVETCSDAESTVDAYVSRMRGLQRGGVTVGGIGLQGHFDVPNPPLMRGVLDKLATLGLPIWLTEVDISSEFTKETQAMYLEEVVREGFSHPAVNGIVLWSAFRRGRCYQMCLTDGNFSNLPTGEAVDRLMKEWSSDGLEGRSDEHGSYSFFAFLGEYKVTAKYGDKTVDSTFSLSQGRETRHFNIQL
- the LOC125202051 gene encoding endo-1,4-beta-xylanase 5 isoform X2; the encoded protein is MSQSPILAALLLFFISIPVSSYDGPLYDSSAYTKCKIQPEPPLYNGGMLKDQQHTIPDTGDRQKSSSFSLKNLDAATKYCFSIWIRIKDAESAMITASLVTEDTRLKCIGTVTAYKGCWSFLKGGFVLSSPSYSSTLYIKNSDSKDVVGIEIASASLQPFTPQQWRLNQDTKINQARKRAVTVHISDREGRQVQGASIRVEQLSKDFPFGSAIAESIIGNPPYQKWFVERFNAAVFENELKWNATEFIQGQVNYTLPDKMLEFVQANQITVRGHNIFWENPQYIPNWAQNLTGSALESAVTSRIQSLMHKYRGDFVHWDVNNEMLHFDFYEDRLGPNATLRLFKAAHQSDPLATLFMNEFNVVETCSDAESTVDAYVSRMRGLQRGGVTVGGIGLQGHFDVPNPPLMRGVLDKLATLGLPIWLTEVDISSEFTKETQAMYLEEVVREGFSHPAVNGIVLWSAFRRGRCYQMCLTDGNFSNLPTGEAVDRLMKEWSSDGLEGRSDEHGSYSFFAFLGEYKVTAKYGDKTVDSTFSLSQGRETRHFNIQL
- the LOC125201360 gene encoding auxin transporter-like protein 2, producing MAASDKVVESVIAGSYEEMETDGKPRDLRSTISNFFWHGGSVYDAWFSCASNQVAQVLLTLPYSFSQLGMTSGILFQLFYGVMGSWTAYLISILYVEYRTRKEREKVDFRNHVIQWFEVLDGLLGKHWRNVGLAFNCTFLLFGSVIQLIACASNIYYINDNLDKRTWTYIFGACCATTVFIPSFHNYRIWSFLGLIMTTYTAWYLTIASLLHGQVEGVKHSGPTKLVLYFTGATNILYTFGGHAVTVEIMHAMWRPQKFKAIYLLATVYVLTLTIPSASAVYWAFGDLLLNHSNAFALLPRSPFRDISVILMLIHQFITFGFACTPLYFVWEKAIGMHECRSLCKRAAARLPVVIPIWFLAIVFPFFGPINSTVGSLLVSFTVYIIPSLAHIFTFRTSAARENAVEQPSKYMGRWVGTYTINVFVVIWVLIVGFGFGGWASMTNFIHQIDTFGLFTKCYQCMPQLPPSSPPHFHNATAPLHPPPANLTHAPPHLHAL